One Aegilops tauschii subsp. strangulata cultivar AL8/78 chromosome 7, Aet v6.0, whole genome shotgun sequence genomic window carries:
- the LOC109752599 gene encoding vesicle-associated membrane protein 711 — protein sequence MPILYAVVARGATVLAEHSAAATNAGAVARQVLERLPGGGADSHVSYTQDRYVFHAKRTDGITALCMADDAAGRRIPFAFLEDIHGKFVKTYGRAALTALAYAMNDEFSRVLSQQMDYYSNDPSADQINRMRGEISQVRSVMIDNIDKVLERGDRLDLLVDKTTTMQGNTVRFKRQARRYRSTTWWRNVKLTAALILLLLVIVYIALFFVCHGFTLPTCIR from the exons ATGCCGATCCTGTACGCGGTGGTAGCGCGGGGCGCGACGGTGCTGGCGGAGCACAGCGCGGCGGCGACCAACGCGGGCGCCGTCGCGCGCCAGGTCCTCGAGCGCCTCCCCGGCGGCGGCGCCGACAGCCACGTCTCCTACACCCAGGACCGCTACGTCTTCCACGCCAAGCGCACCGACGGCATCACCGCCCTCTGCATGGCCGACGACGCCGCCGGAC GGCGTATCCCATTTGCTTTCCTCGAGGATATCCATGGAAAGTTTGTTAAGACATATGGCCGTGCTGCACTGACAGCTCTTGCTTATGCAATGAACGACGAATTCTCAAGGGTTCTCAGTCAGCAAATGGACTACTATTCAAATGACCCTAGTGCAGATCAAATCAACCGAATGAGGGGCGAAATCAGTCAG GTTAGGAGTGTTATGATTGATAATATTGATAAAGTCCTTGAAAGAGGTGACCGTTTAGACCTATTGGTGGACAAGACTACAACTATGCAAGGAAATACGGTTCGATTCAAAAGACAAGCTCGCCGCTACAGAAGCACAACTTGGTGGAGAAATGTCAAACTCAC GGCCGCGTTGATACTCCTCCTGCTTGTAATAGTATACATCGCCCTCTTCTTCGTGTGCCACGGCTTCACCTTGCCGACTTGCATCAGGTGA